The genomic region GAGACTATTCTCGAAACGTTACGAGTCGGTCAGGAGCTGTCGAAGGACGTAGTGCAGAATACCGCCGTGTTCGACGTATCGCACCCCAGCAGGGGTCCCAACCTGGGCCGTCACCGGGAACTCCACAGTCGATCCGTCCGAGCGCTCTGCGGTAACCGTCAGTTCGGCCATCGGCTCCAGCCCGTCGTCCAATCCGCCGATGGTGAATACCTCCGAGCCGTCTAGGCCGAGGGATTCCCAGGTGTCGCCCTCGTCGAACTGCAACGGCAGGACGCCCATGCCGACGAGATTGTCCCGGTAGATGCGCTCGTAGCTCGCGGCGATGGTCGCACGAATCCCGAGGAGGTCGGTTCCCTTCGCCGCCCAGTCACGACTCGACCCGGTCCCGAACTCTTCGCCCGCCATCACGACGAGGGGCGTCCCATCATCGCGGTAGCGCTGGCTGGCCTCGAAGACGGTCGTCTGCTCACCCGTCGGGTGATGAATGGTGTAGCCGCCTTCGACGTCGTCGAGCATCTGGTTCTCGATGCGGACGTTGGCGAACGTCCCACGCATCATCACCTCGTGGTTGCCCCGGCGAGCACCATAGGTGTTGAATTCGTGGGGTTCGACGCCCTGCTCCTGAAGCCACTCGCCGGCGGGTACGTCGGTGCTGAACGGGCCGGCTGGACTGATGTGGTCGGTGGTGACGGTGTCACCGAGCGTCATGAGACTGCGCGCGTCCTCGACGTTGTCCACGCCGGGCTTCTCGATGGGGAAGTCCTGGAAGAACGGCGGGTCGCGGATGTACGTCGACTCTTCGTCCCATTCGTAGACGTCGCCGGTCGGGGCCTCGAGGGCGTTCCAGTTCTCGTCGCCTTCGGTGACGGCGGCGTATTTCTCCTGGAACATCTCCTTGTGGACGCTGGCTGTCATGACCTCGTGGATCTCCTCCTGGTCGGGCCAGATGTCCGCGAGGTAAACCGGCTGGCCGTTGGGATTGTATCCGAGCGGGTCCTCTTCCATGTCGATGTCGACGCGGCCCGCGAGACCGAACGCGACGACCAGCGGCGGGCTGGCGAGGTAGTTGGCGCGGATCTTCGGGTGAATGCGCGCCTCGAAGTTGCGGTTCCCGGAGAGCACGCTCGTCGCCCAGAGGTCGTGTTCGTCGATGGCATCCTCGACGGAGTCGGAAAGCGGTCCGGCGTTCCCGATGCAGGTCGTACAGCCATAGCCGACGACGTGGTAGCCGAGCGCCTCGAGGTCGCCGAGCAGATCCGATTCCTCGAGGTACTCGGTGACGACCCGGCTCCCGGGGGCCAGGCTGGTCTTGACGTGCGGCGGGACGTCGATGCCGGCCTCGACGGCGTTCCGGGCGAGTAGCCCGGCAGCGATCATCACGGAGGGGTTGGAGGTGTTCGTACAGCTGGTGATGGCGCTCACCGCGATCGAGCCGTCGCCGAACTCGGTCGTCCGACCGTTCGGCATCTCGATCTCGTATTTTTCGTCGAGGTCGCCGTCGTCGACCTCGTCTGCGAGTAGTTTGCGGAACTGCGTTTCCATGTCGCCCAACGCAATGCGCTGGTTCGGTTCGCTCGGCCCCGAGAGGCTGGGCTCGATGTCGCCGAGGTCGAGTTCGACTTCCTCGGTGTATTCGGGGTTCTGCTCGCCGAACAGTCCCTGTTCGTCCAGGTACTGCTGGACGACATCGATGTGGTCGGGATCGCGCCCGGTGAGTTCGAGATACTCGAGGGTGGCCTCGTCGACCGGGAACATGCTGATGGTCGATCCCTGTTCGGGTGCCATGTTCGAGATGGTCGCCCGGTCGGCGACGGTCAGCTCGGAGACGCCGGGCCCGTAGAACTCGACGAACCGATCGACGACGCCGACCTGCCGAAGTCGTTCGGTGACGTGAAGGACGAGGTCAGTCGCCGTCGCCCCGTCGGGGAGTTCACCCGTGAGTTTGACGCCGACGACCTCGGGGAGGGTCATCGTAATTGGCTGGCCGAGCATGGCCGCTTCGGCTTCGATGCCGCCAACGCCCCAGCCGACGACGCCGATGCCGCCGATCATCGGTGTGTGGCTGTCGGTTCCGACGAGCGTGTCTGGGATCAGCCAGTTCTCGCCGTCCTGCTCGCGCTCGTGGACGACCCGCCCAAGATATTCGAGGTTCACCTGATGGACGATGCCCGTTCCCGGCGGGACGACGCTGAAGTCCTCGAAGGCGTTCTGGGCCCACTTCAGCGCCCGATACCGTTCGCTGTTGCGCTCGTATTCGAGTTCGACGTTTTTGTCGTAGGCGTCTTCGCTGCCGAAGTAGTCGACCTGGACGCTGTGGTCGATGACCAGATCGATTGGGACCTCGGGTTCGACGAGGGTTGGGTCGCGGTCCTTGCGTTCGACGGACGACCGGAGTGCGGCAAGGTCCACGACGGCGGGGACGCCGGTGAGGTCCTGGAGGACGACCCGTGAGGGTTGGAACGGGATGTCGGCGTCGGACACGTCCGGTTGCCAGCCAGCGAGGCCACGGACATCGTCCTCGGTAACGTCCTCCCCATCGACGTTTCGGAGGACGGATTCGAGCAGGATTCGGATGCTGACCGGCAGGTCATCGAGGTCACAAAGGCCCTGCTCTTCGAGGACCGTGAGGTCCGCTATCTTGTAAGTCGTTCCGTCGGCTTCGAACTCGCGGATCGCCTCGAATGGATTCATAGCTTGGAAGATAGTTCAGTGGGTGTCTCTTTATAACTGTGGATACCGCGGTGCAGCGGGGTCACGCTCTCTCTGTTCGGAGTCACACTCTGTTCGATGTCACGTGATGTTCGGGTCGAGGCGCTCGCGCTCGATTGGCCCGAGAACGACGAGAATCGGAACGAAAAGCAGGCCCGCAACCACGAACGGCGACTAGTACGCCACCGCGACGTACAGCAGCCCAGCGACTACTTGACCGAACGTTCAGGCGAGACCGCTGGCCGATGGCGTGAGTCCGAACGCCCCACCTTGGGCCTCGACAGTCGCGTTCAGCGAGACGTTCGTGAGCGCGTTTTCGACCGCGAGCGGTGTCGAGATCACGGCGAGTGCCACCGCGCCGGACTCGACCGGACCGATTGACGGAACGAACGACCACGATAGCGAGAACGGAACAAGTACGAGCGTCACAACCTGGATCGCCGCGCCGGCGAGCGCGAGATGGTATTCACAAGTCACAAGGGCGGTTGCTCGGTAGTTGAATGAGGAGTGTAAGTGTTGAATCGATATCCAAATAGAAGCCAGCTCGCTCACTCTCATGGCGAACGTTCGCTCGCCCACGTTCGAACGATTGGGACTTGAAGACAGCTCAGAAATCCAAGTACGGATTCCGCAAGATTCGAATCACTTGATTCCGGAGCTCGAGTAGTTTCGAGGAGAGTACTGACCGATTCGCGTCTTGGCGAAGTACTTGGAGGAGAGAAGCCTATGCATTGAGACGATCAGCCTCAACTTTTGGTATTACTTGGTTCGTCGTCGAGGACTTCTATCAGATAGACGATCGGAGCGGCCCGGTTCACAGACGACATGTTGTGATTCGTGGTTAACTATCACACAATGCCACGAAATCCCCGAATCGGGTGTATTGGGAGTCTCGGTGCCATCGTTTTTTAGTTGATCGCGTACTCTGCTCAGTCATGTATGTGTTAGTGCCGATAGACGGATCCGAATGTAGTCGTCGTGCCCTCAGGCACGCAGTCGATGTTGTCACAGCTCGTACTGGTAGAATCGATGTGGTTCATTTCACGGATATTCGTACCGAGGCGACCGACGACGTTATCGAGGCTGCGGAGGAGATTTTTACGACGGCCGGTGTCGAGGGCGAGACGGAGATCATCACGGACACTCAGGTGAGTAAACCCCGATCCTCGACACACATCGGGAAGCGTGTTCTGCAGCTCGTCGATGACCGCGAGTACGACCACGTGATTATGGGGCATCATGGGACTGGTGCCGTAGGAGAACTCATTCTTGGGAGTACGGCGAAAACCGTGATTGAGGCTGGTACCGTTCCTGTCACTGTCGTGCCCTGAGTGGATGTGGGTACTCACGAGCCGCGGACATAGAACCGCTTAACTGACGGGCTACAGAACGCTGAGATGATGATCGGTGGCACTCTTGAGCTACCCTTGTTGGTCAGCTTTCGGGTTATCGAAAATCTTGGATTGCTTATCACGTCATTCCTCCTCTTGTTACTCGGCGCCGAGATCTTCACGAACGGTGTCGAGTGGCTTGGACATCGACTGGGTGTCTCGGAGAGCGCAACGGGTTCGATTCTGGCAGCGGTCGGGACGGCGCTTCCCGAGACGATGATCCCGGTGATCGCTATCATCCATGGGTTTCTGACGGGTGATACTGCAGCTGCAGACCATGTCGGCGTTGGGGCAATTCTTGGAGCACCGTTTATGCTCGCAACGATTGCTATGTTTCTAGTTGGGGCAAGTGTTCTGTACTTCTCGGAACGACGCCTTCACGGTCAGGAG from Natrinema pellirubrum DSM 15624 harbors:
- the acnA gene encoding aconitate hydratase AcnA, with the translated sequence MNPFEAIREFEADGTTYKIADLTVLEEQGLCDLDDLPVSIRILLESVLRNVDGEDVTEDDVRGLAGWQPDVSDADIPFQPSRVVLQDLTGVPAVVDLAALRSSVERKDRDPTLVEPEVPIDLVIDHSVQVDYFGSEDAYDKNVELEYERNSERYRALKWAQNAFEDFSVVPPGTGIVHQVNLEYLGRVVHEREQDGENWLIPDTLVGTDSHTPMIGGIGVVGWGVGGIEAEAAMLGQPITMTLPEVVGVKLTGELPDGATATDLVLHVTERLRQVGVVDRFVEFYGPGVSELTVADRATISNMAPEQGSTISMFPVDEATLEYLELTGRDPDHIDVVQQYLDEQGLFGEQNPEYTEEVELDLGDIEPSLSGPSEPNQRIALGDMETQFRKLLADEVDDGDLDEKYEIEMPNGRTTEFGDGSIAVSAITSCTNTSNPSVMIAAGLLARNAVEAGIDVPPHVKTSLAPGSRVVTEYLEESDLLGDLEALGYHVVGYGCTTCIGNAGPLSDSVEDAIDEHDLWATSVLSGNRNFEARIHPKIRANYLASPPLVVAFGLAGRVDIDMEEDPLGYNPNGQPVYLADIWPDQEEIHEVMTASVHKEMFQEKYAAVTEGDENWNALEAPTGDVYEWDEESTYIRDPPFFQDFPIEKPGVDNVEDARSLMTLGDTVTTDHISPAGPFSTDVPAGEWLQEQGVEPHEFNTYGARRGNHEVMMRGTFANVRIENQMLDDVEGGYTIHHPTGEQTTVFEASQRYRDDGTPLVVMAGEEFGTGSSRDWAAKGTDLLGIRATIAASYERIYRDNLVGMGVLPLQFDEGDTWESLGLDGSEVFTIGGLDDGLEPMAELTVTAERSDGSTVEFPVTAQVGTPAGVRYVEHGGILHYVLRQLLTDS
- a CDS encoding universal stress protein, translating into MYVLVPIDGSECSRRALRHAVDVVTARTGRIDVVHFTDIRTEATDDVIEAAEEIFTTAGVEGETEIITDTQVSKPRSSTHIGKRVLQLVDDREYDHVIMGHHGTGAVGELILGSTAKTVIEAGTVPVTVVP